Proteins encoded together in one uncultured Sphaerochaeta sp. window:
- a CDS encoding co-chaperone GroES, translating into MTIKPLADRVLVKMEELQEKTASGLYIPQTAQEKTQIGVVVAVGEGTEDVKMNVKEGDRVMHDKYAGTSVKADGTEYLILSMKDILAIIE; encoded by the coding sequence ATGACCATTAAGCCTTTGGCAGACAGAGTATTGGTAAAGATGGAAGAGCTGCAGGAGAAGACCGCAAGCGGTCTCTACATCCCTCAGACAGCACAGGAAAAGACCCAGATCGGAGTGGTCGTGGCAGTCGGCGAAGGAACCGAGGACGTGAAGATGAACGTCAAGGAAGGGGATCGCGTCATGCATGACAAGTATGCCGGAACTTCTGTAAAAGCCGATGGCACCGAATACCTGATTCTCAGCATGAAGGATATTCTTGCAATCATCGAGTAG